One stretch of Acropora muricata isolate sample 2 chromosome 12, ASM3666990v1, whole genome shotgun sequence DNA includes these proteins:
- the LOC136893061 gene encoding NGFI-A-binding protein 1-like: MATPGQKEREAQLHSVLKTANLLDYFPSFIEQGGDDVQQFCDASEDEFKEIISLVGMSTKPLHTRRLQKALVEWKNKRGHSPERVAAGSWMEKWAPPSPQINRNTASSAPASPSSSSRKRRTSSSSKGGSEKRVVELKLPPMEVIIDWEKLDPERQQLIRDHSRIYGRDVKKRKTNTLNSHEQMINEAAAQLCLRDPTLLVRRDELFTMARRVVRDSGFTFVHGHSRSKFASESDEEADALKKNQVSQANKQKREERLNEIEDLLQHNKELQDQINQKLDEARALNATTEVNDLQAEMSKLQSQQVSLQLEHKELKKKQRRSERYYTNKQTKDTGSQNDSIQEDDVEMVGDVSLQDEFTTEDPSEEGIATETVEDSQDSGVDQARTMSMQEAVVTQILPPATGIPASASNAPNLPQRQEPLNAEEESSVRALYTAFMPQHLQTDVVQQVHTQGEGGTVIPAGYSSALVSAAVSSDPTINALLSLGAKDKVLLPGMLPPGVSVTAVPVTCGVGATTSIAPGITVVMPGQPMQGNVNVPWQ; this comes from the exons ATGGCAACGCCAGGCCAGAAGGAGAGAGAGGCCCAACTTCATAGCGTGCTGAAGACTGCGAACCTGTTAGACTATTTCCCAAGTTTCATCGAACAAGGAGGGGACGACGTGCAGCAGTTCTGTGATGCGAGCGAAGATGAGTTCAAAGAAATCATCTCGTTGGTCGGGATGTCAACCAAACCTTTACACACTCGAAGGTTGCAGAAAGCTTTGGTCGAGTGGAAGAACAAACGGGGCCATTCCCCGGAAAGGGTCGCTGCTGGTTCGTGGATGGAGAAATGGGCTCCTCCTTCGCCTCAGATCAACCGAAACACAGCGTCTAGTGCTCCAGCGTCGCCTAGCAGTTCAAGTCGAAAGAGACGCACTAGCTCTTCGTCTAAGGGTGGCTCAGAAAAGCGTGTTGTTGAGCTGAAACTACCTCCAATGGAAGTTATTATCGACTGGGAAAAGCTTGATCCTGAACGACAACAGCTTATAAGAGATCACTCGCGTATTTATGGCCGAGATGTGAAAAAACGCAAGACAAACACGCTCAATTCGCACGAACAAATGATCAACGAAGCTGCTGCACAACTTTGTCTTCGCGATCCAACACTTTTGGTTCGACGCGATGAGTTGTTTACTATGGCAAGGCGTGTTGTTCGAGATAGCGGGTTTACCTTCGTTCATGGTCACTCCAGGTCTAAGTTTGCCTCAGAATCTGACGAAGAGGCCGATG CATTGAAAAAGAATCAAGTCTCTCAAGCAAACAAGCAGAAACGAGAGGAGCGGCTGAATGAGATTGAGGACCTGCTGCAGCACAACAAAGAATTGCAAGATCAGATCAATCAGAAATTGGATGAAGCAAGAGCGTTGAATGCCACGACAGAG GTTAATGATCTTCAGGCAGAGATGAGCAAGCTACAGAGTCAACAAGTAAGTCTTCAGCTGGAGCACAAAGAGTTGAAGAAGAAACAACGGCGCTCGGAGAGGTATTACACCAACAAGCAGACAAAAGATACAGGATCACAGAATGACAGCATTCAGGAAGATGATGTAGAAATGGTGGGAGATGTTTCTTTGCAAGATGAATTTACAACGGAGGACCCTTCAGAAGAAG GGATTGCGACAGAGACTGTGGAGGATTCACAAGATAGTGGTGTAGATCAAGCAAGGACAATGTCTATGCAAGAGGCTGTAGTTACACAAATATTGCCACCTGCTACAG ggaTCCCAGCGTCAGCAAGTAATGCCCCTAATCTTCCACAGCGACAAGAACCCCTCAATGCAGAAGAAGAGTCATCAGTGAGAGCACTGTATACTGCCTTTATGCCACAACATTTGCAG ACTGATGTAGTTCAGCAAGTTCATACGCAGGGAGAGGGTGGCACTGTGATTCCTGCTGGTTACTCATCGGCACTAGTCAGTGCTGCTGTGTCATCAGACCCAACCATCAATGCCTTGTTGAGTTTAGGGGCCAAAGACAAAGTCCTGCTTCCTGGAATGCTGCCTCCTGGCGTGTCTGTGACTGCTGTACCTGTAACATGTGGAGTTGGTGCAACCACAAGTATAGCACCTGGTATCACTGTGGTGATGCCTGGCCAACCAATGCAAGGAAATGTTAATGTGCCGTGGCAGTGA
- the LOC136893068 gene encoding mitochondrial substrate carrier family protein ucpB-like isoform X1 codes for MVAKSSDNFTRFVLSGVSNMCGGAVTNPIDVIKIRMQLENELGANHKSKNIFKDRYYKGFVRGALRILSEEGLRGLYKGLVPSLMREGSYSTIRLGAYEPLKLQLGATDIAHTPLWKKIAAGAVSGTIGSAIATPTDLVKVRFQAVGPAQQSKYRNTFHAFWTIARTEGIRGLWTGVGPTVQRAAILTAAQIPSYDHTKHTLLNAQLMVEGPALHGVSSVIAGFVTACSTSPFDVAKTRMMNQMKDASGAPLLYKNTIHCLAKIIRHEGMLGLYKGFIPNWMRIGPHTIVTFFVFERLRALVGMSPV; via the exons ATGGTAGCTAAGTCATCGGATAATTTCACAAGGTTTGTTTTAAGTGGTGTGTCAAACATGTGTGGGGGTGCag TCACTAATCCCATCGATGTGATAAAAATCCGGATGCAGCTTGAAAATGAGCTGGGTGCAAAccacaaaagtaaaaacattttcaaGGATCGATACTACAAAGGATTTGTCAGAGGTGCTCTACGGATTCTCTCAGAGGAAGGCCTCAGAGGCCTTTACAAGGG tCTTGTACCGTCACTTATGAGAGAAGGGTCGTACAGCACAATTCGACTCGGTGCATACGAACCACTTAAACTTCAGTTGGGAGCCACAGATATTGCTCACACGCCTTTGTGGAAGAAGATAGCAGCGGGTGCCGTCTCGGGAACAATAGGCAGTGCCATAGCCACACCCACTGATTTGGTCAAGGTGCGTTTTCAGGCCGTCGGACCTGCGCAGCAATCCAAATATCGCAACACATTCCACGCATTCTGGACCATTGCGCGGACTGAAGGAATCAGGGGTCTTTGGACGGGCGTCGGCCCCACAGTTCAACGTGCAGCGATATTAACGGCTGCGCAAATACCTTCTTACGACCACACCAAACACACGCTGCTGAACGCCCAGTTGATGGTGGAAGGGCCTGCCCTCCATGGCGTATCCTCTGTGATAGCTGGTTTTGTAACTGCTTGTAGCACCTCTCCTTTTGATGTCGCGAAAACGCGCATGATGAATCAGATGAAAGATGCCAGCGGAGCGCCGTTATTGTACAAGAATACAATTCACTGTTTGGCGAAAATTATAAGACATGAAGGAATGCTGGGGCTATATAAAGGTTTTATACCGAACtggatgcgaattggccctcacACAATTGTAACATTCTTTGTGTTTGAAAGACTTAGGGCTCTGGTCGGAATGAGCCCGGTGTAG
- the LOC136893068 gene encoding mitochondrial substrate carrier family protein ucpB-like isoform X2: MQLENELGANHKSKNIFKDRYYKGFVRGALRILSEEGLRGLYKGLVPSLMREGSYSTIRLGAYEPLKLQLGATDIAHTPLWKKIAAGAVSGTIGSAIATPTDLVKVRFQAVGPAQQSKYRNTFHAFWTIARTEGIRGLWTGVGPTVQRAAILTAAQIPSYDHTKHTLLNAQLMVEGPALHGVSSVIAGFVTACSTSPFDVAKTRMMNQMKDASGAPLLYKNTIHCLAKIIRHEGMLGLYKGFIPNWMRIGPHTIVTFFVFERLRALVGMSPV; this comes from the exons ATGCAGCTTGAAAATGAGCTGGGTGCAAAccacaaaagtaaaaacattttcaaGGATCGATACTACAAAGGATTTGTCAGAGGTGCTCTACGGATTCTCTCAGAGGAAGGCCTCAGAGGCCTTTACAAGGG tCTTGTACCGTCACTTATGAGAGAAGGGTCGTACAGCACAATTCGACTCGGTGCATACGAACCACTTAAACTTCAGTTGGGAGCCACAGATATTGCTCACACGCCTTTGTGGAAGAAGATAGCAGCGGGTGCCGTCTCGGGAACAATAGGCAGTGCCATAGCCACACCCACTGATTTGGTCAAGGTGCGTTTTCAGGCCGTCGGACCTGCGCAGCAATCCAAATATCGCAACACATTCCACGCATTCTGGACCATTGCGCGGACTGAAGGAATCAGGGGTCTTTGGACGGGCGTCGGCCCCACAGTTCAACGTGCAGCGATATTAACGGCTGCGCAAATACCTTCTTACGACCACACCAAACACACGCTGCTGAACGCCCAGTTGATGGTGGAAGGGCCTGCCCTCCATGGCGTATCCTCTGTGATAGCTGGTTTTGTAACTGCTTGTAGCACCTCTCCTTTTGATGTCGCGAAAACGCGCATGATGAATCAGATGAAAGATGCCAGCGGAGCGCCGTTATTGTACAAGAATACAATTCACTGTTTGGCGAAAATTATAAGACATGAAGGAATGCTGGGGCTATATAAAGGTTTTATACCGAACtggatgcgaattggccctcacACAATTGTAACATTCTTTGTGTTTGAAAGACTTAGGGCTCTGGTCGGAATGAGCCCGGTGTAG